The Halichoerus grypus chromosome 9, mHalGry1.hap1.1, whole genome shotgun sequence genome has a window encoding:
- the TUBB2A gene encoding tubulin beta-2A chain has product MREIVHIQAGQCGNQIGAKFWEVISDEHGIDPTGSYHGDSDLQLERINVYYNEAAGNKYVPRAILVDLEPGTMDSVRSGPFGQIFRPDNFVFGQSGAGNNWAKGHYTEGAELVDSVLDVVRKESESCDCLQGFQLTHSLGGGTGSGMGTLLISKIREEYPDRIMNTFSVMPSPKVSDTVVEPYNATLSVHQLVENTDETYSIDNEALYDICFRTLKLTTPTYGDLNHLVSATMSGVTTCLRFPGQLNADLRKLAVNMVPFPRLHFFMPGFAPLTSRGSQQYRALTVPELTQQMFDSKNMMAACDPRHGRYLTVAAIFRGRMSMKEVDEQMLNVQNKNSSYFVEWIPNNVKTAVCDIPPRGLKMSATFIGNSTAIQELFKRISEQFTAMFRRKAFLHWYTGEGMDEMEFTEAESNMNDLVSEYQQYQDATADEQGEFEEEEGEDEA; this is encoded by the exons ATGCGTGAGATCGTGCACATCCAGGCGGGCCAGTGCGGCAACCAGATCGGCGCCAAG tTTTGGGAGGTCATCAGTGATGAGCATGGGATCGACCCCACTGGCAGTTACCATGGAGACAGTGACTTGCAGCTGGAGAGAATCAATGTGTACTACAATGAAGCTGCTG GTAACAAATACGTACCTCGGGCCATCCTGGTGGATCTGGAGCCGGGCACCATGGACTCCGTCAGGTCTGGACCATTCGGCCAGATCTTCAGGCCGGACAACTTCGTGTTCG GCCAGAGTGGCGCGGGCAACAACTGGGCGAAGGGACATTACACAGAGGGAGCCGAACTCGTGGACTCGGTCCTGGACGTGGTGAGGAAGGAGTCAGAAAGCTGTGACTGTCTGCAGGGCTTCCAGCTGACCCACTCTCTGGGGGGCGGCACGGGGTCCGGGATGGGCACGCTGCTCATCAGCAAGATCCGGGAGGAGTACCCAGACCGCATCATGAACACCTTCAGCGTCATGCCCTCGCCCAAGGTGTCCGACACGGTGGTCGAGCCCTACAACGCCACCCTGTCGGTGCACCAGCTGGTGGAGAACACCGATGAAACCTATTCCATCGACAATGAGGCCCTGTACGACATCTGCTTCCGCACCCTGAAACTGACCACCCCCACGTACGGAGACCTCAACCACCTGGTGTCGGCCACCATGAGCGGCGTCACCACCTGCCTGCGCTTCCCGGGCCAGCTGAACGCCGACCTGCGCAAGCTGGCCGTGAACATGGTGCCCTTCCCGCGCCTGCACTTCTTCATGCCCGGCTTCGCGCCGCTCACCAGCCGCGGCAGCCAGCAGTACCGCGCGCTCACCGTGCCCGAGCTCACGCAGCAGATGTTCGACTCCAAGAACATGATGGCCGCCTGCGACCCGCGCCACGGCCGCTACCTGACCGTGGCCGCCATCTTCCGCGGCCGCATGTCCATGAAGGAGGTGGACGAGCAGATGCTCAACGTGCAGAACAAGAACAGCAGCTACTTCGTCGAGTGGATCCCCAACAACGTGAAGACGGCCGTGTGCGACATCCCGCCGCGCGGCCTCAAGATGTCGGCCACCTTCATCGGCAACAGCACGGCCATCCAGGAGCTGTTCAAGCGCATCTCGGAGCAGTTCACGGCCATGTTCCGGCGCAAGGCCTTCCTGCACTGGTACACGGGCGAGGGCATGGATGAGATGGAGTTCACCGAGGCCGAGAGCAACATGAACGACCTGGTGTCCGAGTACCAGCAGTACCAGGACGCCACGGCCGACGAACAGGGGGAGttcgaggaggaggagggcgaggATGAGGCTTAA